CTGCTCGGCGGCGTTGGCCGGCAGGTGGTCGATCTCCTTGCCGTCCAGGCGGTAGCCGATGCACACCTTGATCGCGTCCAGGCCATCCAGCACGTCCAGCTTGGTCAGCGCGATGCCGTCGATGCCGCCGGTCTTGATGGCCTGGCGCACCAGCACGGCGTCGAACCAGCCGCAGCGGCGCTTGCGGCCCGTCACGGTGCCGAATTCACGGCCGCGCTGGCCGATCAGCTCGCCCACCTCGGTCAGATCCTCGGTGGGGAAGGGGCCGGAGCCGACGCGGGTGGTGTAGGCCTTGCAGATGCCCAGCACATAGCCCACGGCGCGCGGCCCCATGCCCGACCCGGTGGCGGCGTTGCCGGCCACCGTGTTGGACGAGGTGACGTAGGGATATGTCCCGTGGTCCACGTCGAGCATGGCGCCCTGGGCGCCTTCGAACAGGATGCGCTTGCCGGCGCGGCGCATCTCGTCCAGCGTCTTCCACACCACGCCCGCAAACGGCAGGATCTTGGGCGCGATTTCCTTCAGCGGCTCCAGCAGTTCCGCGGCGGTGACCTCGGGGCTGCCCAGGCCGCGCAGGACGGCGTTGTGGTGGAACAGGAGCTGCTCGACCTTGTCCGCCAGTGCCGCCTCGTCGGTCAGGTCGCACAGGCGGATGGCGCGGCGGGCCACCTTGTCCTCGTACGCCGGGCCGATGCCGCGGCCGGTGGTGCCGATCTTCGACGCGCCGCGCGCCTCTTCCCGCGCCTTGTCCACCGCGCTGTGGATGGGCAGGATCAGGGCGACGTTCTCGGCGACGATCAGGTTTTCCGGGGTGACGGTCACGCCCTTGGCGCGGATGGCCTCCACCTCGCGCAGGAAGGCCCACGGGTCGAACACCACGCCGTTGCCGATGACCGACAGCTTGCTGGCCCGCACCACGCCCGAGGGCAGCAGGCTGAGCTTGTATTCCACGCCGTTGATGACCAGCGTGTGGCCGGCGTTGTGGCCGCCCTGGAAGCGCACGACGACATCGGCGCGGCTGGACAGCCAGTCAACGATCTTGCCCTTGCCTTCGTCGCCCCACTGGGCGCCGACCACCGCCACGTTGGCCATTGTCAGTCTCCGTCTCTGGACCCCTTAGTCCGGGGTCCGCAGGTACCAAAGATGCCGCCGTCCGGCGGGCGTGATAAGGGGCCGGCGGAGTGTCCGCCGGTCCCGCGAAAACCATGCCTGAACCCGATGGGATCAGGCCAGCGGCACCAGGGCACCGCCGTGGAAAAGATGGGTGCAGCCCAGCCGGCGCGCTTCCGCCTCCGGCTCGGCCACGGGTTCCAGGCCCGCCAGCGTCACCCAGCCGGCGGTGCGCAGGGCCGCCGCGTCGGCATGGGGGGTGGCGTGGGGCACATACACCCGCCGCACCTCGGGCAGCGGGGGAACGGCGCGCAGCACCGAATCCAGGTACAGCGTGAAGCCGGTGGCGGGTTCGCCCTCGGCATCCTTGTGCTGGTGATCCTTGTGCTGGGCACCGTGGGTGCCGGCGCGGTAGCGGCCGCCGCTGCCCATCTCCCCGCGCTGGCCGCGGGCGAACAGGGTGAAGCTGAGGCCGGTCTGATATTCGAAGCCGCGGTGTTCCACCAGATCGATGGTCAGCGTCAGCGACGGGGCGGCGGCGCGGATCAGGGCCACCACCTCGGTCATGCGGCGCCGGTCCTTTTCCGCCGCTTCCGGCAGATCGAAGGAGGCCAGCGCCGCCATGGCCCGTTCGGCGGGGCCGGAGGCGTCCATCATGCGGCCCAGCAGGGCGGCGGCGGGGCCGCCCTCGGCGGCCACGGCGGCGGCGTCCTTGCGGTCCAGCGCGGCGCGCAGGCGGGCCGCACTCTCCCCGTCCAGGCCCAGGCCCTGGCACACCAGCGGCACCATGGTGGGCACGCACAGATCGACCGACACGTGGCGCACGCCCACCACGTCCAGCGCGCGGGCGGCCAGCAGCACCGCCTCGGCGTCCGCCGCGGGCTGGAGCGAGCCGATCAGCTCCACGCCCGCCTGCATGAGCTGGCGTTCGGGGCGGAGCTGCGAGCCCTTCACCCGCAGCACCGGCCCGGCGTAGCACAGGCGCAGGGGCCGCGGGGCGGTGTGGAGGCGGGAGGCGGCGATGCGGGCCATCTGCGGCGTGATGTCGGCGCGCAGCGCCATCATCCGCTGCGACAGCGGGTCCATCAGCCGGAAGGTCTGGGCGGCCATGGAGGCGCCGGGACCGGACAGCAGATTGCCTTCGAATTCCATCAGCGGGGGGCTGACGCGCTGATAGCCGTGGCTGGCGAATTCGCCCATCAGGCGCTCGACGGCCGCCGCTTCCAGGGCGGCATCGTTGGGCAGCACGTCGTGCAGGCCGGCGGGCAGCAGCGCGGTGCTCTGAGTATTGGGCATGGCCTGATTTCGAACTGGTCACAGGGTCGGGGTGCGCGGCGCGCACACACGACGCCGGTCAATAGCCGACCTTCCCCCCTCAGGGCAAACGGAAAAGCCGCCCGCCGGGGGCAAACCGGCCCGGCGTTGCGCGCGGGGCCGGTTGCTGCGGCGCACCATCATGCGATGGAACGGGCTATACGATCGACAGGGTTGCCGTGGCAGGGGTGGACAGCACATCGGCCAGCAGGTGCAGGCCGCGGGCCGCCTCGTCGCGGGAATTGGGCTGGCACAGGCCGATGCGCACGCCATGGGGGGCCGGGTTGCGGCCCACGGCGAACACGTCGGCGCCGGTGACGATCACCCCGCGGCGGCGGGATTCGGCCAGGAAATCCTCGCGCCGCCAAGGTTCCGGCAACGTCATCCACAGGTGCTGTGCCGCCGGATGGCCGCTCACCACCGCGGGGGGCAGGATGGCGCGGGCGATGGCCTGACGGGCAATCCCCTCCGACCGCTGGGCGTCGGCCAGCCGGTCGGCGGTGCCGTCCTGAATCCAGCGCGCCGCCACCTCCCCCACCAGGGGCGGGGCGGAATACATCAGGGCGCGGATCACCGCTTCGATCCGGGTGGTCAGCGCTGGGGGTGCGACGACATACCCCACCCTGAGGCCCGCCGACATGCTCTTGGACAGGCTGGTCATATAGACGGTGATGTCGGGGGCGATGCGGTGGATGGGCAGCGGGTCGCGCACCAGGAATCCGAACACGTCGTCTTCGATGATCGTCACCCCGTGGCGGCGGCAGATGGCGGCGATCTCCATCCGCCGCTCCTGCGGCATGATGGTGGCGGTGGGATTCTGGAGCGTCGGCACGATGTAGAGCGCCTTGGGCGCCAGCCGGCGGCAGGCGGCGTCCAGCGCATCCGGCACCAGCCCGTGGGCGTCCAGCGCCACCCCCTCCAGATGCAGGTCGAGGGAGGCGGCCAGCGCCTTCATCCCGTAATTGGTCATGCGCTCGGCCAGGATCACGTCGCCGGCCCGCGCAAGGGCGGAGATGGCCACGGCCATGCCGTTCTGCGCCCCGGTGGTGAGCAGCACCGATTCGGGCGTGGTTTCCACCCGGTGCTGCCGGGCCATCCACTGCACCGCCGCCGTCCGGTGGGCCGGCAGCCCGGCATGGGGCGCGTAGGAGATGAGGTGTTCGGCGCTGCCCGAGGCGGCGATGGCCGCCAGCGTCGCCGCGATGGCCTTTTCCGCCCCGCTCTGCTTGGGCGTGATGACCGTCATGTTGATGGCCGACGCCTCGGGCGGGCGGTGCCACGCCAGCGGGTCGGGGTGGGGCAGGGGTTGGCTGCCCAGGACGAAGGTGCCGCGCCCCACCTCGCCCCCGATCAGTCCGCGCCGCTCGGCCTCCGCATAGGCCCGCGTGACCGTGCCCACCGTCACGCCCAGGCGGTAGGCGAGGTCGCGGTGGGTGGGCAGCCGCGTGCCCGCCGACAGCCGGCCCCCCGCAATATCATTGGCCAGCGCATCGGCGATGGCACGGTAGCGGGGGCCGGGGTGGGCGGCGAGATCAGGGGTCCAGACGGTCATGAGCGGTGCCGGGCGGTTGTGCGGACGGGAATGTGACTATTGTCCCGATGACAATGTACACAATGTGGTCTGACCATCACAACAGGCAAGCGGATTGTCACCCCCGGCTCGCCATCGCCTCGGCGAAGCGCCCCGGCCGGAGGTTGAGCCCGTCCAGCAGGGTGCTGAAGGCGGGGCTGCGCAGATATTCGTATTCCACCGCCCGCGGCCCCACCAGCGGGTCGGCCCGGCGCAGTTCCTCGTCGGGGATTCCGGGGTGAACCATCACCAGGGTTCCCGGCGGCATCCGGTCGAGAAAGCGGCCCATCATCTCGGGGAACGGCTGGCTGGTGGCGAAATCGTACACGCCGCGGAAGCTGGCGTTCACCGGCACCCCGTGGCGGTGGGCCAGAGCGGCGAAGCGCTGGCCCAGCCCGCTGATGAGCAGCGTCTTGGGCACCGCGATGCCGCGCCGCGCGATGGCCTCTGCCGGGTCGCGGCACAGGCGGGCATAGGCCCCCGGCAGCGTCTTCAGCGCCGCGATCACCGCATCGCGGATGATGGGCAACTGGTGAACGTGCTGGTGTCCGTCGATGAAGGCGGGCGCCGTGCCGAACGCGGCGGTGAAGGCGTCCACCTGCCGCCGCACCTCGGCATCGATTTCCGCCCGGTTCAGGCGGCGGGTCAGCGCCAGCGGCATCAGCCGGCCCAGGGGCGGCAGCCGGCCGGCGGGGGCGAGCCGGGGCATGGAACCCAGCGGCGCCTGATCGGTCAGGGTCAGGTGAAGCCCGATGTCGGCCCGCGCCCCCAACGGCTTCAGCTTCGCCGCCTCATCGGCCCAGCCCGGACAGACGGTCATGCACGACGTGGCCGACAGCCGCCCCTGTTCGATCAGGTCGCGGATGGCCGTGCCGACACCGGGCGACAGCCCGTAATCATCGGCGCACAGCACGAAGCGGCGGGGTGGGGGAGACGCGGACATTCGGATCGGAACCACATGCGCAAAAGAACCCATCCGCGAGAAAGCATGACCTCATATGATTATGCAAGAGCGGCGGTCCGGCAGAGGTGGGGCCGCCGGACGGAAAAGAAAAGGGACCGGACGGGATGGAGTGGGACAGCTTGTGGCATAACGGCCATGCCTTCACGGCCGGCGATGCGGGCATCATCACCGATGCCGCCCTGGGGGTG
This DNA window, taken from Azospirillum fermentarium, encodes the following:
- a CDS encoding aminotransferase-like domain-containing protein, with translation MTVWTPDLAAHPGPRYRAIADALANDIAGGRLSAGTRLPTHRDLAYRLGVTVGTVTRAYAEAERRGLIGGEVGRGTFVLGSQPLPHPDPLAWHRPPEASAINMTVITPKQSGAEKAIAATLAAIAASGSAEHLISYAPHAGLPAHRTAAVQWMARQHRVETTPESVLLTTGAQNGMAVAISALARAGDVILAERMTNYGMKALAASLDLHLEGVALDAHGLVPDALDAACRRLAPKALYIVPTLQNPTATIMPQERRMEIAAICRRHGVTIIEDDVFGFLVRDPLPIHRIAPDITVYMTSLSKSMSAGLRVGYVVAPPALTTRIEAVIRALMYSAPPLVGEVAARWIQDGTADRLADAQRSEGIARQAIARAILPPAVVSGHPAAQHLWMTLPEPWRREDFLAESRRRGVIVTGADVFAVGRNPAPHGVRIGLCQPNSRDEAARGLHLLADVLSTPATATLSIV
- a CDS encoding ATP phosphoribosyltransferase regulatory subunit yields the protein MPNTQSTALLPAGLHDVLPNDAALEAAAVERLMGEFASHGYQRVSPPLMEFEGNLLSGPGASMAAQTFRLMDPLSQRMMALRADITPQMARIAASRLHTAPRPLRLCYAGPVLRVKGSQLRPERQLMQAGVELIGSLQPAADAEAVLLAARALDVVGVRHVSVDLCVPTMVPLVCQGLGLDGESAARLRAALDRKDAAAVAAEGGPAAALLGRMMDASGPAERAMAALASFDLPEAAEKDRRRMTEVVALIRAAAPSLTLTIDLVEHRGFEYQTGLSFTLFARGQRGEMGSGGRYRAGTHGAQHKDHQHKDAEGEPATGFTLYLDSVLRAVPPLPEVRRVYVPHATPHADAAALRTAGWVTLAGLEPVAEPEAEARRLGCTHLFHGGALVPLA
- a CDS encoding adenylosuccinate synthase, whose protein sequence is MANVAVVGAQWGDEGKGKIVDWLSSRADVVVRFQGGHNAGHTLVINGVEYKLSLLPSGVVRASKLSVIGNGVVFDPWAFLREVEAIRAKGVTVTPENLIVAENVALILPIHSAVDKAREEARGASKIGTTGRGIGPAYEDKVARRAIRLCDLTDEAALADKVEQLLFHHNAVLRGLGSPEVTAAELLEPLKEIAPKILPFAGVVWKTLDEMRRAGKRILFEGAQGAMLDVDHGTYPYVTSSNTVAGNAATGSGMGPRAVGYVLGICKAYTTRVGSGPFPTEDLTEVGELIGQRGREFGTVTGRKRRCGWFDAVLVRQAIKTGGIDGIALTKLDVLDGLDAIKVCIGYRLDGKEIDHLPANAAEQARVEPIYETFEGWGESTQGARTWAELPAQAVKYVRHIEELIQAPVALLSTSPERDDTILMHDPFAD
- a CDS encoding ChbG/HpnK family deacetylase, translated to MSASPPPRRFVLCADDYGLSPGVGTAIRDLIEQGRLSATSCMTVCPGWADEAAKLKPLGARADIGLHLTLTDQAPLGSMPRLAPAGRLPPLGRLMPLALTRRLNRAEIDAEVRRQVDAFTAAFGTAPAFIDGHQHVHQLPIIRDAVIAALKTLPGAYARLCRDPAEAIARRGIAVPKTLLISGLGQRFAALAHRHGVPVNASFRGVYDFATSQPFPEMMGRFLDRMPPGTLVMVHPGIPDEELRRADPLVGPRAVEYEYLRSPAFSTLLDGLNLRPGRFAEAMASRG